catagccattttcactttgctgctGAGTGGGACAGGGTTAAACCATAtaaggtattatgctgtttgcacatagccacatagccattttcactttgcttctgagtgggacagGGTTAAACCATAtaaggtattatgctgtttgcacatagccacatagccattttcactttgcttctgagtgggacagGGTTAAACCATATAAGGTATTATGACAGTCAGTTTGGGTGTCATGTCCTTTTTGTATGTCCAAAcatgtgttaaccctttgcatgctgggaaatttgtcgtctgctaaaatgttgtctgctaaatttctaaaattatcattttctttgattttttttcaaagaatactatcagaatagcaaacagtttggatcctgatgagacgccacgttctgtggcgtctcatctggatccaaactgtttgcaaaggccttcaaaatccggttccagcgctcaaagggttaagggGAATCTGATTGTGTAACACATATATAGTTGTGTACAATAGTGCTATAATTGCCTTCCCGAAGCTAGTAGTACTTTACAAGTGCTGTTCTTTATGTATGCTATTTTCATGtactattttaattattgttgacACAAATTATGTGTCATTATTAATATCTGTAATTTTGGTCTTTTTTCCTTACATCACATAGAGAAGAAATTTAGAGACATGTAAACAGTTACAGTGCGCAAGAATACATTTTCTGTTACTTGTATTTTATTGCCACTATGTATGTGCGTGCTGTCCATCATCTACAGTTTAGTcataatttttagctcattaGTCCACAAAGCACATGGGGAGCTTTTGCGATCACCTTTTGTCGGTCGTCTGTCATGTATCGCTGGTCGTCATTATTTACTTTCGTAAACACTCTAGTGTCTAATGTCCAAATGTCTTGAAACTAAGTCAGAATATGTTTCCTAATGATATTTAGTTTGAGCTTAAAGCTGGATTAAGTGGATAATTCTTATGGTCAAACTTCTAGCCAAATTTCAGTCCCATTTGAAATCtcaaaatgtaaatattgttCTTGAATGACTACCCAAAATTGCCAATTGAAGGGTCAAACTCCCCTTTCTCCCCCCAAAATAATGAATGGCATTATTTAGTTAATGTCCCTGTCTAGATCAGTACGTTTaatcttattaaatattttatggaAAACACTTTATTATGCCTCTCTTCGAAGGAgaagaggtatattgttttgctggatgtgggtcagtctgtctgtctgtagacaAGTTTGTTTCTggtcaataactcgtcaacgaattgactgattggcttgatacttcacatgtgcattggccttgaacagtagatgaccgcTATCGAAactgaggtcacttggtcaaaggtcaaggtcactttcataCTAAGTGGTTGTTTTGCTGGATTTCGGTCGGTCTGTTTGTCGGTAGACCactttgtttccgatcaataactcgtaaacaaatttaccgattggcttgatacttcacatgtgcattggccttggacagtagatgactcctatcgaaattggggtcactagttcaaagatCAGGGTCTGtaacacactaagtgtgaaattgtttccgatcaataacttgtcaacaaattgacctaaTGGctcgatacttcacatgtgcattgatctggacagtagattacccctattgaaatcagggtcacttggtcaaaggtcaaggtcactgttacacattaaaagtacgattgtttccgatcaataactcgtcaattaATTGACCgcttggcttgatacttcccatgtgcattgtccttggacagtagatgacctgttttaaaattggggtcattaggtcaaaggaaAATGTCACTGTaacacacttagtgtgaaattgtttctgatcaataactcgtcaactgattcaccaatttgcttgatacttcccatgtgcattggcgaTGGActgtagatgacctctattgaaattggggtcactaggtcaaaggtaaatgtcACTGTAACACACTTTGTgtgaaattgtttccgatcaataactcgtcaactgattcaccaattggcttgattCTTCTCAAGTGAATTGGCCTTTGACAGCAGATGACTAATATTGAataggggtcactaggtcaaaggtcacggtcactggcacaataagagGGAAAAGCGATTCTGAACAATAACTCAACAACGAATCAACCGATTGGCTTGGTACTTCCCATGcgaattggccttggacagtagattaccctcTCGAAATTGGGGTCATAGGTCAAAgctctgtttgtttgttgttgttgtttgtttttttttttgggggggggcatatgtctctgaccgCAGAACAATTGTTCACAATTTGTTCTCAACTGGGCCCTAATTGCAATCAGAAGCATTTAGTGTACTGTGTTGAGTATTGGTTAAtcagtttgtgtgtgtgtctgaACTGCTGGATGGATTTTAATTAAACCTCACAAGACTTATCATTTGATGACCCTCTTTcaatattattgaaattattagTCGGTCCCTTGTACATGTATGTAAGGGGAGCCAAAATTAGATTTTTGTAAAACtaatctttaaaaacatttttctctgAAAGTTCATTTGTGAATGTCAGTGCTTTAATATTTGGCGTGTAACATCATTAGGCAGACATAGTGGAAAGGGAGAGGCGAAAGAAGAGGACTGTCAAGGAGACCGGGAAGATGCAGTTTGTAAAGGAAGGGGAAACCATCAAGAAGCAGCAGGTGCAAGCAGCATCGATCCTAGATCGTGCGCAGTCATGGGAGATGGTTGTTGACCTGAAAAGAAGGCTGGTTTTCCCAAGTGTTGTCCAGACAACACAAAGCTGTGATGAGGCATGGAGAGGAAAACCCAGAATATGCTGATCTGCAGAGGGAATGCAAGGAGAAGGGGTGGCACACGTGGCTCTTCCCAGTTGAGCTCTACGTCCGAGGCTTTCCGGCAAAGTCTCTCTGGAGACTTTTCACTGCACTTGGCCTGACAGGAAGAGACAGAAAGCGAGCTGTCAACAGACTTGGGGATGCAGCGGAGAGAGCATCAAGATGACTTTGGCTAAGGAGAGAAGAGAGGAGCTGGCAGCCGTCTACTGACACGTAGGGGAATGATCAACCCCTGCGGACCCACCACCAGGAGAATGTATTGAGATTAATGGGTCGAAACATTCAGTGACCGGTGGCTCTCGACTGAGGATGTCAGTAGTCCAGCAGTTTAACAACTGTTTACATCTCACTCAGGCCAAAAACTATATCGAGAGATCAAACTAAATAAACCAattgtgttaatatttgtttgttaacatgtctttttttccaatcttcatgaaattggtcaGACCTTTTTTTGATGATATTTCGGCAGAGTGAGAAATAATTAATTGTTCTGGTCTGTTTAAAAATACAGCTGCCAGGAGTCAGGTCATTTTTCATTAAATGGCAGGCTATATTAAATCTGTATCACTTGGGAAGTTAGATTTTTGGAAAAGaaattttcataacatttttgtAATGCTATTTTGGCACAACGTAAAAATGGGTCTGATCCATTGAAAAGCAAGTTCTATAGAGagctgggcagttttcctgatatgagtcgtgttctgtgaaagctgggcttagtgcatgtgtgttaagtgttgtcctagattagcctgtgcagtccacacaggctaatcagggactacgctttccgcctaaacttgatttgcaTTAAGGActgacttccttgaaattaaaataacataaaagcggaaagtgttgtccctgattagcctgtgcggactgcacaggctaatctgggacgacactttacgcacatgcattatgtctagttttctcagaacacgactcatatggttGTTGTAAAACAATGTTAACACTATAATAGTCACATTGTTAGTCTATAATCTTCAAGAACCTTGATCACAACATGCGTTGTAATGATATTTTGGCAGAGCATAAACATGGCTCCAATCCATCGAAAATCTAGGCCGAAAGGGAGCTTTGCAGTTGTCCTTATATTGCTATACTAAAAACGTTTTAATAaattgtcaacactctagaaaaATAAACActataaaattcccaattttggGTCATTCAGAATGAAACATCTTcagtaaattatatttaataatatttagaaCAAGTATTTACATGGTTCTGAAAACATTGCATAAAGTTCatctgggaaatttgtcgtctgctaaaatgtcgtctgctgaatttctaaaattagcattttcttcaaaacaatttcaaagaatactacaAAGACTCAAAAACATTGTATCAATGCAAAATTAAAAAGATAAACACTCCTATTTCATGTTTTATTgctttgtttttatgccccctttaaaaAAAGGGGtatattgtctgtctgtctgtctgtctgtctgtctgcctgcctgtctgtctgtctgtctgtctgtctgtctgtctgtctgtctgtctgtctgtctgtctgtctgtctgtctgtctgtctgtctgtctgtctgtctgtctgtctgtctgtatgtatgtctgtatgtctgtgtgACTGTCTGTTTCATAACTTTAATcttcgttaaagttttgtcataacttttgcaatattgaagatagcaaagtgatatttggcatgcatgtgtatctcatgaagctgcacattttgagtggtcaaaggtcaatttcattcttcaaggtcaaaggtcaaaaaacaaaatcaggggaagtaataagctttaaaggggaaataatttttaaacctgccaaatgatatatagaaattttattttgttcaattttgatcctaattataattttcaaatatcaGCAAGTTCCATATTCAGAGTAAGAAATGAGTATTTGGCCATGGTTTACCTTCCGTTTTAAATAGATATGACTGGCACAGAGGACATATATGAGTTTTCTCAGAAAGTTCACGGTGTATTGGCTTGTGGGCCTGTGCTTATTGTGCTCCCAGCATATTAGACTCCCTGTACATATTTCAGACATGAGAAGGGGAGAGAGTTCTTGGACAACATAGACGCTGCCATGGTTGAAAAGAAGGCTCGAATGGAATCATGGATCGAAGAGATGAGGCATCGTGGCACTTTGGTAATCTGTGATAAAAATTGGCACAAGCCATTTAAGCCAAACACTAGTTAATTTTGAAACTGCCTTCcttgaattttaaattttatagGCAGGATTGTAACATTTTCTTGGTCATAAGTGCTTATATAAGAACTTTGACTTGTTTGGGCAAGTCAGTAATATAAATGACTCTTGAACAATTACTCATCTATACAGTTTCATGCAATTGtatcatattttaacaaattaaagtaattatttttttctttactcAATGTTTATGGATTCTCATTGTGATTATCTTTGAGCTAAAGACATGCATAATaattgtacaattaaaaaaaacaatacaacctTTTTGTTTTTGGTCCTTAAGGTACCAAAGGTTATCAATGAGTATGACTGGAAGATAATTCTAAAAGATGTGAATTCTCGATCAGCCCTCGAGAAACATTGTGGATACATGTTCCGCCGTGAGTGCAGCAGAGATAATGAAGAAGCAAAAAGAGagaaaaaacaaaaagaaagggAGGAGAAAGTGGAGGAACTTGAAGGTACACGTAGCAATCACCAGTTTAGTTTGCCGTACAGAAAACGTGACAGCGAAATGGAAATGTGGGCCCGTCTTCGGGGCATAAGGTACGGTGATCCAATCATCTTGGATATGGGTTATCCAGAGATGAAGTTTCGTGAAATGGCACAGGCATACAACCAGTTTTTTCTAGTGATCGGTGAGAACAAAACCCATCCTCAGCCATTTCATATACATGTCACAAGCGTCAGGGATAACACGGTGTTTGCGGATAATTTGGATTCGAACGATTGCCAAAGAACAATGGTTGACCTCCATGAAAAGCCATTTTGGGAACTCTTTCCAAAGAAGGATTTGGTGTATTTGACACCGGATGGGCCTAAGTTAAGAGGTGTTAATTGCAATGATATATTTGTGATTGGTGGTATTGTAGACCTGCACGATTCGATGCCCAGAACTTACATGCGAGCAAAGGAGCTGGGAATAAGAATGGGTTCCATTCCAATCCACGATTACAAATTGTAAGTTCTTCTTCCTAAATTGTTGAAACTAGATCAATTaactattgtttaattaaaagcCACTTTGATGCATCAGATCTCTTTCTATGGCAAGGACAagaaaaattaaattgtttaatatgaAATATCATTTCATCCACTTTTATAAGGATGCtacttgttatcccccgccacaggcagagggatattgttttggcattgtctgtttgtccgtctttccgtccgtccggagccatatcttggaagtgcttttacggatttcattgaaacttggtatgagtatatatatggataagaggatgatgcacgtcaaaatgtcattgtacaccatctgttaataacagagttatggccctttgtttctcgaaaaaatgcttttttgagtgtcaaatataccacttgtgttcagaagcatatttgcgggggatatcaattcaacaaatttacttGTTTGAAAAATTTCGACGTGAAGAATATAAATTTCTATAAGCCCCATATTTCTCCTTTTGTTTCAAAGCTCTGCTTATTTCACAAACAAGCTGTTTTATGAccaactttgacctttgacctttaaatgTGACTTGCCTTTGATGATGTGAGAGGTTGTTACAAGGTACACGTCATCTTATGACGGTCGGCATGTGTGgcaataatttcaatataaaatccttcaatgtaatatataatgttatagttACGGCTTTGACACAAAAGTTTGACAGTCGGACAAATACACAGACCGACGGTACGAGAGCAATATGCTACCGTTTTTGAAGGGGGACATAGAAAGAAATGCAAGTTTGCTCGCACACCAACAATGAAGAATctgtattcatttaaaaaacaactccAAAAACAGAaatgacggacagactgacagatggacggacgcaCAGTGCgcctgctatatgccaccttaccgaATGCCTAAAACATGTTAGTATTACAGTCACATAGGTCAGGGTTATGTGCCTGTCTGCATTCATTGCCACTGCTTAGCTTATGTGGATGTTACTTTGTCATTAAGTATTCAGTTTTTAAATAACCTTTACCAATGTCCACCATTATTAGATGACGTGTAGAGTCTTACAAGCTTTATTCCTTAGCCAAGTTAACCAGTCTTACTgcctgaaaggtcaaggtaacaggtaGAGCCCAAAGTTAAAATTCAGCCTATAACAGTTTGTCTGGACTGAAATCTTTATGCAATGTTTTGATAACTAAGCACAAAGAACCACAATGAAGAGAGGGCATGTAATGATACCCGGTTCCCTTTCCTCTAAGGTCAAGCACATAAAACAGTATGTCTTAACTGTAAGTTCATCAATGAACTTATGTCAAACATGACAGATCACGTAATTGAAACTTACATGCACGTTCTGTTATTTAGTCCTTAAAGAGCTTGTTGCTTCATCATATATGGTGCAATTTAAAAATGATGTATCACAAATGCTCACCGTGGGTAGGCAGCGTTGTACATTAACCAAGTGCATCCcaaccttaaaggtcaaggtcatttaaaggaaAATGGTTTAAATTTGCCAGGAAACATTTTGTACACCTTGTAATTTCATCATTCCTCAATACTTTAACACAAATGTTCTACATGTGGAGATGGGACCTTCCTGATGTGAAAGTCAAGATCACACTCTGAGGTCAAATATGAAAATTGAGATTAATACAGTTTTTGCAGACATCAAATTTATCATGCATCATGCTGGAGCAAAATAACTATATTTCAAAATTTCGAATGGGGCATATTTCAACGATACTTACGGCTATAACTTAATCATTCATCATGCAGGCTACATATTTTGTTGCCCAAGTTCATTTCACTGAGTCAACGCATTTTCCTAAATAGTTCTCAGCCACTTTCAAAACAAGGTAACATTGGGTGAAAAAATAGGCTGCTATACAATTCTCAAAAAATATTTATGCCCAATTATCATttaacttggttagaacatttgctAACATGATATCTATGCtgagtaaaatttaaaatcaTGACAAGTGGGGGCCGGAAGACTTTCCATATTGAgctatatttaaaaattattaacactGAAGAAGACAGAGTGTTTTCCCAATCACCATGAAACTTGTTTAGCATAtgtttagctcagctgtttttggagaaaacctgaggtatcgtcatagccagctcgtcgtccgctgtccggcgtccgccgtgctaaaaccttga
This is a stretch of genomic DNA from Dreissena polymorpha isolate Duluth1 chromosome 7, UMN_Dpol_1.0, whole genome shotgun sequence. It encodes these proteins:
- the LOC127839419 gene encoding tRNA methyltransferase 10 homolog B-like, translating into MLIGGMLNSVLQRQGYTSLARIIPCCFQKRNMSQKKILGEIKHEKGREFLDNIDAAMVEKKARMESWIEEMRHRGTLVPKVINEYDWKIILKDVNSRSALEKHCGYMFRRECSRDNEEAKREKKQKEREEKVEELEGTRSNHQFSLPYRKRDSEMEMWARLRGIRYGDPIILDMGYPEMKFREMAQAYNQFFLVIGENKTHPQPFHIHVTSVRDNTVFADNLDSNDCQRTMVDLHEKPFWELFPKKDLVYLTPDGPKLRGVNCNDIFVIGGIVDLHDSMPRTYMRAKELGIRMGSIPIHDYKLLVKGQGLRLPLPHIFGIMQEYCLNHDWEQALTKHLPPRHFLPKNKEGLRVKMESIDSSKQMKALRQYERELLGLKVESKI